GACTACGGGCATATCGGCGCCACCGATAGGTAATACGAGCAGAATGCCGAGGAGAGAGGCAGTTCCCACCATGATCCAGAACGGCATCGAAGATGTCGTATCCGCCACCATCCAAATACCGAGTGTCACGCAGGCAAGCGCCAGGATAATGTTGATCACATGCCTGCCCGGCAGCATAATAGGTTGTCCCTTTAATATTCCTTGAAGTTTGGCAAAGGCTATAGCGCTTCCGGTGAAGGAGACGCCTCCGATAAGTCCGGAACCAACGGCAGCCAAAGTGAACTGGATATCTATCGTCTCAATGAACCCTCCTTTGAGAGCCTCCTCTAACGCTGCTCCGACCGCGAGAGCAGAAGCACCCCCTCCAAAGCCGTTGAAGATAGCAACCACCTGAGGTATGGCGGTCATGGGAGCGCGGTAAGCCATGATCGCTCCTACCAATGCACCGACGACCATCCCGGCAATGATGATCTCAAAACTGACGATACGCCTGTCCAAGAGTGTAACGACTATTGCGATCAGCATGCCCAGAGCCCCTAAAAAATTCCCCCGGACAGCGGTGCGGGGATGCGACAGCCCCTTCAAACCCAAGATGAAGAGTACCGCGGCGATGAGATACGCTAAGTTGATAAGATTGTTAGACATTATCTTCCTTACGGTGGAACATTGCGAGCATACGGTGCGTCACTAAAAAGCCTCCTACCACGTTTGCCGTCGCCATCGCTACCGCGATGAATCCCAAAATCGTAGTGAAAGTGGTCAGCTGCATACCGGAGGTCACTATTGTTCCGACCAGTGTGATGCCGGAGATGGCGTTGGCTCCGGACATAAGCGGCGTGTGTAAAAGAGGCGGAACTTTCGTGATCACTTCATAGCCGACAAAAAGCGCTAATATAAATATGGTCAAAGCTGCTACAAAAACTTCCATCAGGAATTACTCCTATCTTCTGTTGACTGTGCCGATACGGACAAGCCCAAGAGCTCACGCACCTGCGGATTTACCACCTCCCCCTCGTGCGTAAGAAGCGTGTCACTGATAATTGGGTCTTCCAAGTTCAGGTTGATTTCCCCGTTCTCCACTAAGTTCTGGAGAAATGAGGTTAGATTCTTGGCATACATCTGACTGGCGTGGTAAGGTATCGTGGAAGCTATATTAACAGGACCCATAATAGTGACACCATGAGCGTCAATCGTCTCGCCCGCTTTCGTCAGCTCGCAGTTCCCGCCCCCTTCGGCAGCCAGGTCTATTATGATCGAGCCCGGAGCCATACCTTTGACCATCTCTTCCGTAACCAGCATCGGTGATTTTTTACCGGGAATCGCCGCCGTGGTAATAACCACATCGCTCCCGGCAACCACCTTGATCATCATCTCCCGCTGGCGGCTGTAGAACTCTTCGCCCATTGCCTGTGCGTACCCACCGGACGTTTCAGCTTCCTCGGTCTCTAACTCTAATTCCACAAACTTGGCTCCTAAGCTTTCAACCTGCTCCTTCACCACCGGACGGACGTCGTACGCCTGTACCACGGCGCCGAGACGTTT
This portion of the Candidatus Neomarinimicrobiota bacterium genome encodes:
- a CDS encoding NAD(P) transhydrogenase subunit alpha, which encodes MEVFVAALTIFILALFVGYEVITKVPPLLHTPLMSGANAISGITLVGTIVTSGMQLTTFTTILGFIAVAMATANVVGGFLVTHRMLAMFHRKEDNV
- a CDS encoding Re/Si-specific NAD(P)(+) transhydrogenase subunit alpha, encoding MKVGVPVESYPNENRVAIVPSVVHLLVEAGLEVIMQQGAGDKAGFPDSEFEKQGVAVLPDRAQLFSSADILLQVHGLNVDSENGSDDLKLLHSGQVMVGQFNPLGAPENAKQIADAGVTVFSLELLPRISRSQPMDVLSSMATVAGYKAALLAAGALQKLYPMMITAAGTITPARVFVVGAGVAGLQAIATSKRLGAVVQAYDVRPVVKEQVESLGAKFVELELETEEAETSGGYAQAMGEEFYSRQREMMIKVVAGSDVVITTAAIPGKKSPMLVTEEMVKGMAPGSIIIDLAAEGGGNCELTKAGETIDAHGVTIMGPVNIASTIPYHASQMYAKNLTSFLQNLVENGEINLNLEDPIISDTLLTHEGEVVNPQVRELLGLSVSAQSTEDRSNS